A portion of the Pseudopipra pipra isolate bDixPip1 chromosome 1, bDixPip1.hap1, whole genome shotgun sequence genome contains these proteins:
- the POMGNT2 gene encoding protein O-linked-mannose beta-1,4-N-acetylglucosaminyltransferase 2 has product MNIAAVFNALLVSVLAAVLWKYIKLREHASMVEEELVLTRQSQELSEVQIDYHAALQALVENGTRMVCTGRMHTDRICRFESLCYSTEAEEFVYFHSNSSVMLPNLGSRRFQPALLDLSSVEDHNTQYFNFVELPAAALKFMPKPVFVPDVALIANRFNPDNLMHVFHDDLLPIYYTMQQFSDLDLEARLFFMEGWSEGVHFDLYKLLSNKQPLLREELKTLGRLLCFTKSYVGLSKITTWYQYGFVQPQGPKANILVSGNEIRQFTKFMMQKLNISLEESSGEEYIVVFSRTINRLILNEAELILALAQEFQMKTISVSLEEHSFSDIVRLISNASMLLSMHGAQLVMSLFLPRGATVVELFPYAINPEHYTPYKTLATLPGMDLQYIAWQNTDREDTVTYPDRPWDQGGIAHLDKAEQERIIKSTEVPRHLCCRNPEWLFRAYQDTKVNIPSLIHTIRQTVKSKPGLKKQKWSGSLYPGKVRDAKCQASVQGTSEAKLAVSWQIPWNLRYLKVREVKYEVWIQEQGENTYMPYILSHQNHTFSENIKPFTIYLVWIRCIFNKNLLGPFANVLLCST; this is encoded by the coding sequence ATGAACATAGCAGCTGTGTTTAATGCCCTGCTCGTGTCCGTCCTCgctgctgtgctgtggaaaTACATCAAACTGCGCGAGCATGCCTCCATGGTGGAAGAGGAGTTGGTCCTCACACGCCAGTCTCAGGAACTTTCTGAGGTTCAGATTGACTACCACGCAGCTCTCCAGGCACTGGTGGAGAACGGTACCAGGATGGTGTGCACTGGCAGGATGCACACTGACCGCATCTGCCGCTTTGAGTCCCTCTGCTACTCTACCGAGGCCGAGGAGTTTGTCTACTTTCACAGCAACTCCTCGGTTATGCTGCCCAACCTGGGCTCACGGAGGttccagccagctctgctcGACCTCTCCTCTGTGGAAGATCACAACACCCAGTACTTCAACTTTGtggagctgccagctgctgcactgAAATTTATGCCAAAGCCAGTCTTTGTGCCTGATGTGGCGCTGATCGCCAACAGGTTCAACCCAGACAACCTGATGCACGTCTTTCATGATGACCTCCTGCCAATTTATTACACCATGCAGCAGTTCTCTGATTTAGATCTGGAGGCACGGCTCTTCTTCATGGAAGGGTGGAGTGAAGGTGTTCACTTTGACCTCTACAAGTTACTGAGTAACAAGCAGCCGCTCCTCAGAGAGGAGCTTAAAACCCTGGGCAGGCTCCTCTGCTTTACCAAATCGTATGTGGGACTGTCCAAAATCACCACCTGGTACCAGTATGGATTTGTCCAGCCACAAGGGCCAAAGGCTAACATCTTGGTTTCTGGTAATGAGATCAGGCAGTTTACCAAATTCATGATGCAGAAACTGAACATCAGCTTGGAGGAAAGCTCTGGTGAGGAGTACATTGTGGTGTTCAGTCGAACAATCAACAGACTTATCCTAAATGAGGCAGAACTAATCCTGGCTCTTGCTCAGGAGTTTCAGATGAAAACCATTTCCGTCTCTCTGGAGGAGCATTCGTTCTCTGACATCGTCCGGCTGATCAGCAACGCGTCCATGCTGCTCAGCATGCACGGGGCACAGTTAGTCATGTCACTCTTCCTGCCAAGAGGTGCCACCGTGGTGGAGCTCTTTCCATATGCTATCAACCCCGAACACTATACCCCTTACAAAACCCTGGCAACCCTTCCTGGCATGGACCTGCAGTACATTGCCTGGCAGAACACTGACAGGGAAGACACAGTTACCTACCCGGACAGACCTTGGGATCAGGGTGGCATTGCTCATCTGGACAAGGCTGAGCAAGAGCGCATCATTAAGAGCACAGAGGTGCCACGGCACCTCTGCTGCCGCAACCCCGAGTGGCTGTTCCGTGCCTACCAGGACACAAAGGTGAACATCCCATCTCTAATCCACACAATTAGGCAGACTGTGAAGTCTAAGCCTGGACTCAAGAAGCAGAAATGGTCTGGTAGCCTCTACCCTGGCAAAGTGAGGGATGCCAAGTGTCAGGCCTCTGTCCAGGGCACAAGTGAAGCTAAACTTGCTGTGTCCTGGCAGATCCCCTGGAATCTGAGGTATCTCAAGGTCAGAGAAGTGAAATACGAAGTGTGGATACAAGAGCAAGGGGAAAACACTTACATGCCTTATATATTGTCCCATCAGAATCACACCTTCTCAGAAAACATTAAGCCCTTCACGATATACCTGGTGTGGATACGCTGCATCTTCAACAAAAATCTCCTGGGACCTTTTGCAAATGTGCTCTTGTGTAGTACATAA